The proteins below are encoded in one region of Chryseobacterium wanjuense:
- a CDS encoding beta-ketoacyl-ACP synthase III: MNDVFITKASTYLPNEPVSNDEMETYLGYINDAPSKAKALILRNNKITTRYYALDKEGNPTHTNAQIAAQAVEGLFDDKFKREDMELLSVGTSSPDQIQPSHASMVHGELNVEKPLAINTATGLCNSGMNALNYGFLSVKAGVHKNAVCVGSERMSAWMTADKFNHEAENLILLEERPIIAFKREFLRWMLSDGAGAFLLEDKPRENEVSLKIEFIDFYSYAHEIEACMYSGCEKQENGSLKSWADYPSDEWLKQSIFALKQDTKLLDQYILVKGAESLRSSFDKHNLDPETVDHVLAHISSGYFKEGLKNEFANVGLDFPWEKWFYNLSEVGNIGAGSIFIALEQLMNSGRLKKGEKVLLCVPESGRFAYSCALLTVC; this comes from the coding sequence ATGAACGACGTATTTATAACAAAAGCATCAACATACCTGCCCAATGAACCGGTTTCTAATGATGAAATGGAAACGTATCTTGGTTATATAAACGACGCTCCTTCAAAGGCTAAAGCTCTCATTTTAAGAAACAACAAAATTACGACGAGATATTATGCTTTAGACAAAGAAGGAAATCCCACTCATACCAATGCTCAGATTGCAGCCCAAGCTGTAGAGGGTCTTTTTGATGACAAATTCAAAAGAGAAGATATGGAACTGCTTTCCGTGGGAACTTCTTCTCCGGATCAGATCCAGCCTTCGCATGCTTCAATGGTTCACGGCGAGCTTAATGTCGAAAAACCTTTAGCCATCAACACCGCAACAGGGCTTTGCAACTCCGGGATGAATGCCCTGAACTATGGCTTCCTCTCCGTAAAGGCAGGCGTACATAAAAATGCTGTCTGTGTCGGTTCTGAAAGAATGTCTGCATGGATGACAGCCGACAAATTCAATCACGAAGCGGAAAATCTTATTTTGTTGGAAGAAAGGCCTATTATCGCATTCAAAAGAGAATTTTTGAGATGGATGCTTTCTGACGGAGCCGGAGCTTTTTTATTGGAAGATAAGCCAAGAGAAAATGAAGTTTCTTTAAAAATAGAATTTATTGATTTTTATTCTTACGCTCACGAGATCGAAGCCTGTATGTATTCCGGCTGCGAAAAACAGGAAAACGGAAGCTTAAAATCATGGGCAGATTACCCTTCAGATGAATGGTTGAAGCAATCAATTTTTGCATTAAAACAAGACACAAAACTTCTTGACCAATATATTTTAGTAAAAGGAGCAGAAAGTTTAAGATCTTCTTTCGACAAGCACAATCTTGATCCTGAGACAGTTGACCACGTTTTGGCACATATCTCTTCAGGATATTTTAAAGAAGGTTTAAAGAATGAATTTGCGAACGTAGGATTGGATTTCCCTTGGGAAAAATGGTTTTACAACCTTTCTGAAGTAGGAAATATTGGTGCAGGATCAATCTTTATCGCGTTGGAACAACTGATGAATTCAGGAAGATTGAAAAAAGGAGAAAAAGTGCTTCTTTGCGTTCCTGAAAGTGGAAGATTTGCTTATTCTTGTGCATTGCTAACTGTTTGCTAA